A genome region from Streptomyces antimycoticus includes the following:
- a CDS encoding FecCD family ABC transporter permease: MGTTAMERPLIRGTTKARRRRVVGLGTLVAVLVIAAAVSLAVGARALSPAEVWHGLFAAPDSDQRLTEIRLIVRTVRMPRTVLAIVAGIALGVGGALIQGYTRNPIADTGLLGVNSGASFAVVSVIAVFGFADPFQYVWFAFLGAAGSGVVVFGLASIGRGAGNPLTLALAGQGITVFLAAMTTAVALSDQASLNALRFWNAGSVAGVGFDVIWPVALFIAVGLVLAVTTLPALNLLNLGDDVARGLGVNIALSRTIGIAAITLLAGAATAACGPIAFLGLMVAHVARYLTGPDYRWLVPYAGLLGAVVLLLCDIVGRLVVRPGELDAGVVVALLGAPFFAALVWLGKFKGA; this comes from the coding sequence ATGGGCACGACTGCGATGGAACGCCCCTTGATCAGGGGCACAACAAAGGCCCGTCGGCGGCGGGTTGTGGGTCTGGGCACGCTGGTGGCGGTCCTGGTGATCGCGGCGGCGGTGTCGCTGGCCGTCGGTGCGCGCGCGCTGAGCCCCGCCGAGGTGTGGCACGGGTTGTTCGCGGCGCCGGACTCCGACCAGCGGCTCACCGAGATCAGGCTCATCGTGCGGACCGTGCGGATGCCCCGGACGGTGCTCGCGATCGTGGCGGGCATCGCGCTGGGGGTCGGCGGGGCGCTGATCCAGGGGTACACGCGGAATCCGATCGCCGACACGGGCTTGCTGGGGGTGAACTCCGGCGCCTCGTTCGCCGTGGTGTCGGTGATCGCCGTGTTCGGGTTCGCCGACCCGTTCCAGTACGTCTGGTTCGCCTTCCTGGGGGCGGCGGGCTCCGGTGTCGTGGTGTTCGGACTGGCGAGCATCGGCCGAGGGGCCGGCAACCCGCTGACGCTCGCACTGGCCGGGCAGGGGATCACCGTGTTCCTGGCGGCGATGACCACGGCGGTCGCGCTCTCGGACCAGGCGTCGCTGAACGCGCTGCGGTTCTGGAACGCGGGCTCCGTGGCCGGTGTCGGATTCGACGTCATCTGGCCGGTCGCCCTGTTCATCGCGGTCGGGCTGGTGTTGGCGGTGACCACGCTGCCCGCCCTCAACCTGCTCAACCTGGGTGACGATGTGGCGCGGGGGCTGGGCGTGAACATCGCGCTGAGCCGGACCATCGGCATCGCCGCCATCACCCTGCTGGCGGGCGCGGCGACGGCGGCGTGCGGCCCCATCGCGTTTCTCGGGCTCATGGTGGCCCATGTGGCCCGGTATCTGACCGGGCCGGACTACCGCTGGCTGGTGCCGTACGCGGGTCTGCTCGGCGCCGTCGTCCTCCTGCTCTGCGACATCGTGGGGCGCCTGGTGGTGCGGCCGGGCGAGTTGGACGCGGGTGTGGTCGTGGCTCTGCTGGGCGCCCCGTTCTTCGCGGCTCTGGTATGGCTCGGAAAGTTCAAGGGCGCATGA
- a CDS encoding FecCD family ABC transporter permease — MNGTDVKRSVAPVAPGVRLGQVSFVWRPWLVCVTLLLAAATFLVFCLSIGVGDFPIGLSRVIATIFGGGERVDEFVIMDLRMPRALAGLVVGIALGVSGALTQSIARNPLASPDILGITGGAGAVSVFLVTVSGGTAAAVVSAVGLSSAALAGGLGTGLLVYFLAWRRGIDGFRLILIGISVSAMMEAITTWLLVTADIKDVARAQAWLVGSLDNRSWSEVRVALWCTLVLLAVVFCVAFQFKPMHLGDEVAAGLGVRYAMVRAVLLLCAVLLAAVGVSAAGPVPFVALVAPQVAMRLARCPTPPMVASGMVGALLLIGADLVARTALPISLPVGVVTAAIGGPFLVYLLVRANLK; from the coding sequence ATGAACGGGACAGATGTGAAGCGATCGGTGGCGCCGGTGGCGCCGGGCGTGCGGCTCGGCCAGGTGTCGTTCGTATGGCGGCCCTGGCTTGTCTGCGTCACGCTGCTGCTGGCGGCGGCCACCTTCCTGGTGTTCTGCCTGTCCATCGGCGTCGGTGACTTCCCCATCGGGCTGTCCCGGGTGATCGCCACGATCTTCGGCGGGGGTGAGCGGGTCGACGAGTTCGTGATTATGGACTTGCGGATGCCGCGCGCCCTGGCCGGGCTCGTCGTGGGGATCGCGCTGGGGGTGTCCGGTGCGCTGACGCAGTCCATCGCCCGCAATCCGCTGGCGAGCCCGGACATTCTGGGGATCACCGGGGGCGCCGGCGCGGTCTCGGTGTTCCTGGTGACGGTGTCGGGCGGGACCGCCGCGGCGGTCGTGAGCGCCGTGGGTCTGTCCTCGGCAGCGCTCGCGGGCGGTCTCGGCACGGGACTGCTGGTGTACTTCCTGGCGTGGCGGCGCGGGATCGACGGCTTCCGGCTCATCCTCATCGGCATCTCGGTGAGCGCCATGATGGAGGCGATCACGACATGGCTGCTGGTCACGGCCGATATCAAGGATGTGGCCCGGGCCCAGGCATGGCTGGTCGGCTCGCTGGACAACCGCTCGTGGAGCGAGGTCCGGGTGGCGCTGTGGTGCACGCTCGTCCTCCTGGCCGTCGTGTTCTGTGTCGCGTTCCAGTTCAAGCCAATGCACTTGGGCGACGAGGTCGCCGCGGGCCTGGGCGTCCGGTACGCGATGGTGCGGGCGGTCCTGCTGCTGTGCGCGGTCCTGCTGGCCGCTGTGGGGGTGAGCGCGGCGGGCCCGGTCCCGTTCGTCGCGCTGGTGGCGCCGCAGGTGGCGATGCGTCTGGCGAGGTGCCCTACGCCGCCGATGGTGGCCTCCGGCATGGTGGGAGCGTTGCTGCTGATCGGTGCGGACCTGGTCGCGCGCACGGCGCTGCCGATCTCCCTCCCGGTCGGTGTGGTCACCGCCGCGATCGGCGGCCCCTTCCTCGTCTATCTGCTGGTGCGGGCGAATCTCAAATAG
- a CDS encoding ABC transporter ATP-binding protein → MSAERTTEIESGAQGIPRLAAEGVSVGYGGRAVIEDLDVTIPPGVITTIIGPNGCGKSTLLRTLTRLLKPAKGAVVLDGEDIAGLRTRDVAKKLGLLPQAPVAPEGLTVADLVAKGRHPHQSWLRQWSSDDAGVVERALAMTGVSELADRPVDSLSGGQRQRVWISMTLAQGTDLLLLDEPTTYLDLAHAIDVLDLVDDLHESGRTVVMVLHDLNLATRYSDNLIVMRAGSILAQGHPRDVITAELLDEAFGLRAMVIDDPVGDRPLIVPIGRTHVQLDQVPRGNAKVRLG, encoded by the coding sequence GTGAGCGCCGAGCGCACCACGGAGATCGAGTCCGGGGCCCAGGGCATCCCACGGCTGGCGGCCGAAGGCGTCTCGGTCGGGTACGGCGGCCGGGCCGTCATCGAGGACCTGGATGTGACGATCCCGCCGGGCGTGATCACCACGATCATCGGCCCCAACGGCTGTGGGAAGTCGACCCTGTTGCGCACCCTGACGCGGCTGCTCAAGCCGGCCAAGGGGGCCGTGGTGCTGGACGGCGAGGACATCGCGGGGCTCAGGACCAGGGACGTGGCCAAGAAGCTGGGCCTGCTGCCGCAGGCGCCGGTGGCGCCGGAGGGGCTGACGGTGGCCGACCTGGTGGCCAAGGGGCGGCATCCGCACCAGAGTTGGCTGCGGCAGTGGTCCTCGGACGATGCCGGTGTCGTGGAGCGCGCGCTGGCCATGACCGGGGTGTCGGAGCTGGCCGACCGCCCGGTCGACTCGTTGTCCGGCGGGCAGCGTCAGCGCGTCTGGATCTCGATGACCCTGGCCCAGGGCACCGATCTGCTGCTCCTCGACGAGCCGACCACCTATCTGGACCTGGCGCACGCGATCGATGTGCTCGACCTCGTGGACGACCTGCACGAGTCGGGCCGCACGGTGGTGATGGTGCTGCACGACCTCAATCTGGCCACGCGCTACAGCGACAACCTCATTGTGATGCGGGCCGGTTCGATCCTGGCGCAGGGGCATCCGCGTGATGTGATCACCGCCGAGTTGCTGGACGAGGCATTCGGGCTGCGCGCCATGGTGATTGACGACCCGGTGGGCGACCGGCCGCTGATCGTGCCGATCGGCCGCACCCACGTCCAGCTCGATCAGGTCCCGCGAGGGAATGCAAAAGTAAGGCTAGGCTAG
- a CDS encoding iron-siderophore ABC transporter substrate-binding protein — MLLHRTTRRTPWWRLVVALSAAALGVGLLAGCGSDSTDETSDHAPAAASGAFPVTVEHAFGSTKITKAPRRVVSVGYTDDQAMLALGVRPVGMVDQYPNPAGKKPDINTQWPWVKDKWGDTRPEVVMKNGDTGPNYEKIAALRPDLIVAVYSEIDKAAYDKLSQIAPTVGRTKGEKEPFSAPWQDNAVQIAKALGQENEGTKLVQGIEDKLGAAKKAHPEFANQTAVMLSWYKNSVAPFTSTDVRGRLVTGIGFTYQTKIDKIADGKFYTVLSPERIDLVDADRVFVINDKADQQALKKFQLFTNLDAVKKGKVSYLLDSEGPAVGAAISQGTLLSLPYAIDELVKSVGRG; from the coding sequence ATGCTCCTCCATCGAACGACGCGTAGGACGCCATGGTGGCGGTTAGTGGTGGCGCTGTCCGCCGCGGCCCTCGGCGTCGGCCTCCTCGCGGGATGTGGTTCCGACTCGACGGACGAGACGAGCGACCATGCCCCGGCCGCCGCCTCGGGTGCGTTCCCGGTCACCGTGGAGCACGCGTTCGGATCCACGAAGATCACCAAGGCTCCCCGGCGGGTGGTCTCCGTCGGCTACACGGACGACCAGGCCATGCTGGCGCTCGGGGTCAGACCGGTCGGCATGGTCGACCAGTATCCGAACCCGGCGGGCAAGAAGCCCGACATCAACACCCAGTGGCCCTGGGTGAAGGACAAGTGGGGCGACACCCGGCCCGAGGTCGTCATGAAGAACGGCGACACCGGCCCCAACTACGAGAAGATCGCCGCCCTGCGGCCGGACCTGATCGTGGCGGTCTACTCCGAGATCGACAAGGCCGCCTACGACAAGCTCTCCCAGATCGCCCCGACCGTCGGCCGCACCAAGGGCGAGAAGGAGCCGTTCAGCGCCCCGTGGCAGGACAACGCCGTGCAGATCGCCAAGGCGCTGGGCCAGGAGAACGAGGGCACCAAGCTGGTGCAGGGCATTGAGGACAAGCTCGGCGCGGCCAAGAAGGCACATCCCGAGTTCGCGAACCAGACCGCGGTCATGTTGTCCTGGTACAAGAACTCGGTGGCGCCGTTCACCTCCACCGATGTGCGCGGGAGGCTGGTCACGGGCATCGGCTTCACCTACCAGACCAAGATCGACAAGATCGCGGACGGGAAGTTCTACACCGTCCTGTCCCCCGAGCGCATCGACCTGGTCGACGCCGACCGCGTCTTCGTCATCAACGACAAGGCCGACCAGCAGGCGCTGAAGAAGTTCCAGCTCTTCACCAACCTGGACGCGGTGAAGAAGGGCAAGGTGTCCTACCTGCTGGACAGCGAGGGCCCGGCCGTCGGCGCGGCCATCTCCCAGGGCACCCTGCTGTCCCTGCCCTACGCGATCGACGAGCTCGTCAAGTCGGTCGGCCGGGGGTGA
- a CDS encoding ABC transporter ATP-binding protein encodes MSATEARLTPATLRTATGRVATRWVAAHCREVPWLTAATALTTVAGAALQVLPVILLGRVVDGVVEGEPRSTLVTIGVVMGAAALLGAAATAVSTYLIGRLGADLLARLREGAVRAVLGMPSARIEQVGRGDVLSRVGDDVAVLSKGIRTAVPTVFSAGVLVVIATAGMFGLDWRLGLAGAGALPAYALALRWYLPRSAPLYQQQRAAQADRAQALISGLKGIDTVRAYRLEGAFREKVSAESWRVRDLGIEVFRFFGRFVGRENRAEFIGLVLIIVVGYSLLEADAASLGDVSSAPLIFHRLFTPLGSIMFTFDEAQKSGASLTRLVGVVGEAAEDRLVGDAAVSPADTGPYSVTVEGLTYRYPDTEEPVLRDVSLTIPAGGSLALVGATGAGKSTLAALIAGIGTPQAGSVRVGTTDLAGLDEAGARALVSILTQDTHVFSGPLADDLRLAAPQASDAELMDALRTVGAEAWVDALPDGLNTMVGEGGERLDVTKVAQIALARLVLGRAPVVVLDESTAEAGSEGAAELERAVLAACSGRTTLFVAHRLTQAMAADRIAVLDAGRVVEQGTHEELVALGGRYARLWRAWREGS; translated from the coding sequence GTGAGCGCCACCGAGGCGCGCCTCACCCCGGCAACCCTGCGCACGGCGACCGGACGCGTGGCCACCCGATGGGTCGCGGCGCACTGCCGCGAGGTGCCCTGGCTGACGGCCGCCACCGCACTCACCACGGTGGCCGGGGCGGCGCTCCAGGTGCTCCCGGTGATCCTGCTCGGCCGGGTGGTCGACGGGGTGGTCGAGGGCGAGCCGCGCTCGACCCTGGTCACGATCGGGGTGGTGATGGGGGCCGCCGCGCTGCTCGGCGCGGCGGCCACCGCGGTGTCGACCTATCTCATCGGGCGGCTGGGCGCGGATCTGCTCGCGCGGCTGCGCGAAGGCGCCGTCCGCGCGGTGCTGGGGATGCCGAGCGCACGGATCGAGCAGGTCGGCCGGGGAGATGTGCTGTCCAGGGTCGGTGACGATGTGGCCGTGCTGTCCAAGGGCATCCGCACGGCCGTCCCCACCGTGTTCTCGGCGGGCGTGTTGGTCGTCATCGCCACGGCCGGCATGTTCGGACTGGACTGGCGGCTCGGCCTGGCGGGCGCCGGTGCGCTGCCCGCGTACGCGCTGGCCCTGCGCTGGTATCTCCCCCGGTCCGCCCCGCTCTACCAGCAGCAGCGGGCGGCCCAGGCCGACCGTGCGCAGGCGTTGATCAGTGGCTTGAAGGGGATCGACACCGTCCGGGCGTACCGCCTCGAAGGCGCCTTCCGCGAGAAGGTCAGCGCCGAGTCATGGCGGGTGCGCGATCTCGGTATCGAGGTGTTCCGGTTCTTCGGCCGCTTCGTCGGCAGGGAGAACCGCGCCGAGTTCATCGGACTGGTCCTGATCATCGTGGTGGGGTACTCCCTGCTGGAGGCCGATGCCGCCAGCCTGGGCGACGTCTCCTCGGCCCCCCTGATCTTCCATCGGCTCTTCACCCCGCTGGGCTCCATCATGTTCACCTTCGACGAGGCACAGAAGTCGGGCGCGAGCCTGACCCGGCTGGTCGGCGTGGTGGGGGAGGCCGCGGAGGACCGGCTGGTGGGCGACGCGGCCGTCTCGCCGGCGGACACCGGGCCGTACTCGGTGACGGTGGAGGGGCTCACGTATCGCTACCCCGATACCGAGGAGCCGGTCCTCCGGGATGTCAGTCTGACCATCCCGGCCGGTGGTTCGCTCGCGCTGGTGGGGGCGACGGGCGCGGGCAAGTCCACGCTGGCCGCGCTGATCGCGGGCATCGGGACCCCGCAGGCCGGGTCGGTGCGCGTCGGGACGACCGACCTCGCCGGCCTGGACGAGGCCGGGGCGCGGGCCCTGGTGAGCATCCTGACGCAGGACACCCATGTGTTCTCCGGGCCGCTCGCCGACGACCTGCGGTTGGCCGCGCCGCAGGCGAGTGATGCCGAGCTGATGGACGCGCTGCGCACGGTCGGCGCCGAGGCGTGGGTCGACGCGCTGCCCGATGGGCTGAACACCATGGTCGGCGAGGGCGGAGAGCGCCTGGACGTCACCAAGGTGGCCCAGATCGCCCTGGCCCGGCTGGTGCTGGGCCGGGCGCCGGTGGTGGTGCTCGACGAGTCGACCGCGGAGGCGGGCAGCGAGGGCGCCGCCGAGCTGGAGCGGGCCGTGCTGGCCGCGTGCTCGGGCCGGACCACGCTGTTCGTGGCGCACCGGCTGACCCAGGCGATGGCGGCGGACCGGATCGCCGTGCTGGACGCGGGCCGCGTGGTGGAGCAGGGAACGCACGAGGAGCTGGTGGCCCTGGGCGGCCGGTACGCGCGACTGTGGCGGGCCTGGCGCGAAGGTAGTTAG